The Edaphobacter flagellatus sequence ATCGCGGTAGCCCGGTCACCTTCTTTGCAGCAATCTTCTTTGTCATCCGTCCAACCACCCAATGCACTTATATATTCGTCAGTGAGATATATACATGATGGACTTGCGCCCGAGCCGAACATTTAAATTTCTCCAGATTGCATCGTTTACCCTCCTGCTTTTCCCCTCCCTGGCCTTCGGTCAGCAGATCATCCAGCGAGGCCCCTTCGGCAAGCCCACACAGGTCTTCGACGAAACCCAGCAATGGACAACTCCGCTCCTCGTCTCCTCCGACGACAAAGTCGAGATCTACATCCCCGACGTCACCGCCACCGACTGGCTCGCCCGCAACTATCCCGACTTCCAGAACCAGGGCACCTACACCCTGTCCATCTATTCGATGTACAAATCCGTACAGGCCTGCCGCGAAAACTTCGTCACCCTCGGCCAGGGCGACGCCTCCCACATGGACTCCTGCACCGACATCGGCTATCGCGTTCGCCAGGTCACCGTCGACCTCAGCCAGAAGTCCGTCCAGCTCCTCTTCGCAGCTATGGTCGATCAGGACGGAACCATCATCCCCGCCTCCGTGCAGCAGTCATCCACCTTCAGAACCTGGGACCAGCTCGACGCCACCACGCAGAAGGCCATCCAGAAGACCAACGAGCTCGTCGCACAGCAGATGAAGCGTTACGACGCCCGCATTCAGAGCACCCATAACCCTCCTCGCACCGCCACACCTCGCTCCACTCCCCGCACCGCTCCGCAATAGCAAGCAATCAGGCGAACAGCACCGGCTCTCGCGGATACCACACACGCCCATCCCGCACCTGAGCAAACTCCGTCATCGCATGCGGCTTCAGCTCGCTCGCACCATCCGCCTTCACAAAAATATCCTCGACACCCAACCCACGCGCCAGCACCGCATCGGCGATCAGCGACCGATGGCATCGCCACGGCACCGCCTCCGCGCACATCACCGCTGTCCTGCCGATCTCCGGCAGTCCCACCAGCCAGTCGATCTCCTTTGCGAACGCCGCCGTCTGCATGTAATCCGCATACCCGCGAAAGCTCTCGTTCCTCCACCCTGTATTCACGCTGTCCGCAACCGCCTGCCGTCGTCCCCCTAATCCCGCACCGCGACTGATTCCCTCAATCCC is a genomic window containing:
- a CDS encoding DUF488 domain-containing protein; amino-acid sequence: MMTIGHSTLVIEAFLRALKENDVRVLVDVRRFPGSRRHPQFSQAALFASLAQVGIEGISRGAGLGGRRQAVADSVNTGWRNESFRGYADYMQTAAFAKEIDWLVGLPEIGRTAVMCAEAVPWRCHRSLIADAVLARGLGVEDIFVKADGASELKPHAMTEFAQVRDGRVWYPREPVLFA